Proteins from one Candidatus Sulfotelmatobacter sp. genomic window:
- a CDS encoding NAD(P)-binding domain-containing protein produces the protein VAQLRRGRSGGAAPVARTCPRCGVRVAEGAQWCPGCRAPLQAFELVTARVVTGEKAAADGPLHALVRADLCVGCGTCVAACPEPGAIQLVNKVAKVDLDLCKGHASCAAACPVNAIVVTSGAAVQTVEVPELNTNFESVAIPGLYVVGELGGRGLIKNAINEGRLAMEHVAASLAEDPFRGNTTGGVHDVIVVGAGPAGLSAALEAMHQGLRYAVLEQGTLADTISKYPRQKLLFAEPLRVPLYGNLWIADASKESLLQCWQNVIEKTGLRIQQHVRVESIEPGEGGFRVTSGARVFRARRIVLAMGRRGTPRRLGVPGEDLDHVLYDIVEMEEFAGRRMLVVGGGDSAIESALGLSIQPGASVTLSYRGGEFSRAKERNQKRIADAVAAKRVALLLESEVREIRRDLVVLEHQGAPRLLPNDAVVIRIGGEAPYPFLERLGVRIVYKEIPFATGAAKAG, from the coding sequence CGTGGCGCAGCTGCGGCGCGGCCGCTCCGGCGGCGCGGCCCCGGTGGCGCGCACGTGTCCGCGCTGCGGCGTTCGCGTCGCCGAGGGTGCCCAGTGGTGCCCGGGCTGCAGGGCCCCGCTGCAGGCGTTCGAGCTCGTCACGGCGCGGGTCGTCACCGGCGAGAAGGCGGCGGCCGACGGGCCGTTGCACGCGCTCGTTCGCGCCGACCTGTGCGTCGGGTGCGGCACCTGCGTGGCCGCGTGTCCCGAGCCGGGCGCGATCCAGCTGGTGAACAAGGTCGCCAAGGTCGACCTGGACCTGTGCAAGGGCCACGCGTCGTGCGCGGCCGCCTGCCCGGTGAACGCGATCGTCGTGACCTCCGGGGCCGCCGTGCAGACGGTGGAGGTGCCCGAGCTGAACACGAACTTCGAGTCCGTCGCGATCCCGGGCCTGTACGTGGTCGGCGAGCTGGGCGGCCGCGGACTCATCAAGAACGCCATCAACGAGGGCCGCCTGGCCATGGAGCACGTGGCGGCCTCGCTGGCGGAGGATCCGTTCCGCGGCAACACCACGGGCGGCGTCCACGACGTGATCGTGGTGGGAGCCGGCCCGGCCGGGTTGTCCGCCGCGCTCGAGGCCATGCACCAGGGCCTGCGCTACGCGGTGCTCGAACAGGGCACGCTCGCGGACACCATCTCCAAGTACCCGCGCCAGAAGCTGCTGTTCGCCGAGCCGCTGCGCGTGCCGCTGTACGGCAACCTGTGGATCGCCGATGCCTCGAAGGAGTCGCTGCTGCAGTGCTGGCAGAACGTGATCGAGAAGACGGGACTGCGCATCCAGCAGCACGTGCGTGTCGAGTCCATCGAGCCCGGCGAGGGCGGCTTCCGCGTCACGTCGGGCGCCAGGGTGTTCCGCGCGCGCCGCATCGTGCTGGCCATGGGCCGGCGCGGCACGCCGCGCCGGCTGGGCGTGCCCGGCGAGGACTTGGACCACGTGCTCTACGACATCGTCGAGATGGAGGAGTTCGCGGGCCGGCGCATGCTGGTGGTCGGCGGCGGCGACAGCGCGATCGAATCCGCGCTCGGGCTCTCGATCCAGCCCGGCGCCTCGGTGACGCTCTCCTACCGCGGCGGCGAGTTCAGCCGCGCCAAGGAGCGCAACCAGAAGCGCATCGCCGACGCGGTCGCGGCGAAGCGCGTGGCGCTGCTGCTCGAGAGCGAGGTGCGCGAGATCCGCCGCGACCTGGTGGTGCTCGAACACCAGGGCGCGCCGCGCCTGCTGCCGAACGACGCCGTCGTGATCCGCATTGGCGGCGAAGCGCCGTATCCCTTCCTCGAGCGCCTGGGCGTGCGGATCGTCTACAAGGAGATCCCGTTCGCGACCGGCGCGGCGAAGGCGGGATGA